A single genomic interval of Leisingera thetidis harbors:
- a CDS encoding AAA family ATPase: MAKKPDTPLPPYFNLDPEAAAAKLGPLVDTARFAKAAAFAGRGRDDLAKRGYAPDGRKRLRKFSTWEVCRYLIPVAPAHLRRVLNKHPDLPQGEGASGSRWFTLEEVLKLRDHFASEGISTKEYRPYRPESLPAKVVAVANFKGGVGKTSTAAHLAMSAALDGYKVLVIDLDSQGSMTSILGGQVADEWQTVFPLLARDYAEAVEAENKVRAASGSDSIPLDETLTEARQVSLRNVVQKTHWPNIDLIGAQLNLYWAEFQIPVWRMGLRNWALWDALTNALDQGGALDDYDIIMLDTPPALGYLTINALAAADILMVPLGASFLEFDSTGRFFDMLYSTFASIEDGENAGRRRAGLPEMKFEWDVVRALITRFDASQQTDLANVIQAYFGDMMNAYRQDYTALVGQAGESVSGIYEADYRNFNRETYTRGREVFDRTYAEFKELLIGSWWRDQQMQQQPQSQQEETADGQAQTA; encoded by the coding sequence ATGGCAAAAAAACCTGACACTCCCCTGCCCCCTTATTTCAACCTCGACCCGGAAGCGGCAGCAGCCAAACTCGGCCCGCTGGTGGATACCGCCAGATTCGCCAAGGCCGCGGCGTTTGCAGGCCGGGGCCGCGATGATCTGGCCAAGCGGGGCTACGCGCCGGACGGGCGCAAACGGCTGCGCAAATTCTCCACCTGGGAGGTCTGCCGCTACCTGATCCCGGTCGCGCCCGCGCATCTGCGCCGGGTGCTGAACAAGCACCCGGACCTGCCCCAGGGCGAAGGCGCCAGCGGCTCGCGCTGGTTCACCCTGGAGGAAGTGCTGAAGCTGCGCGATCATTTCGCCTCCGAAGGCATCAGCACCAAGGAATACCGCCCCTACCGCCCCGAGAGCCTGCCGGCCAAGGTGGTCGCCGTGGCCAACTTCAAGGGCGGCGTCGGCAAGACCTCCACCGCCGCGCATCTGGCGATGTCGGCAGCGCTCGACGGCTATAAGGTGCTGGTAATCGATCTGGACAGCCAGGGCTCGATGACCTCGATCCTGGGCGGCCAGGTGGCGGATGAATGGCAGACCGTCTTCCCCCTGCTCGCCCGCGACTACGCCGAGGCGGTGGAGGCCGAGAACAAGGTCCGCGCCGCCTCCGGATCAGACTCTATTCCGCTGGATGAGACCCTGACCGAGGCGCGGCAGGTTTCGCTGCGAAACGTGGTGCAGAAGACCCACTGGCCCAACATCGACCTCATTGGCGCCCAGCTGAATCTCTACTGGGCGGAATTCCAGATCCCGGTCTGGCGCATGGGGCTGCGCAATTGGGCGTTGTGGGACGCGCTGACCAACGCGCTGGACCAGGGCGGCGCGCTGGATGATTACGACATCATCATGCTCGATACCCCCCCAGCGCTTGGCTACCTCACCATCAACGCGCTGGCCGCCGCCGACATCCTGATGGTGCCCTTGGGGGCCTCCTTCCTCGAGTTCGACTCGACGGGGCGGTTTTTCGACATGCTCTATTCCACCTTCGCCTCGATCGAGGACGGCGAGAACGCCGGCCGCCGCCGCGCCGGCCTGCCGGAGATGAAGTTCGAATGGGACGTGGTGCGGGCCCTGATCACCCGCTTCGACGCCAGCCAGCAGACCGATCTGGCCAATGTGATCCAGGCCTATTTCGGCGACATGATGAACGCCTACCGGCAGGATTACACCGCCCTGGTCGGCCAGGCCGGCGAGAGCGTTTCCGGCATCTACGAGGCGGACTACCGCAACTTCAACCGCGAGACCTACACCCGCGGCCGCGAGGTGTTCGACCGCACCTATGCGGAATTCAAGGAGCTTCTGATCGGCAGCTGGTGGCGCGATCAGCAGATGCAGCAGCAGCCGCAATCCCAGCAAGAGGAGACAGCAGATGGCCAGGCGCAGACAGCTTGA